A window of Longimicrobium sp. genomic DNA:
GGATCAGCGAGTCGACGTTCACGCCGCCCTTCGCGGCCGCCGTGTCGCGCTGCACCCCGCCGACGGTGCGCAGCGTGATCATCGCCACCTCCGGCGGCGAGCCGAAGCGCACCGGGACGAACGAGAACCCCAGCCCGCAGGTGACGAACAGCGTGGACCCGCGCACCCGGTAGATCCGGTTCGTCGCCGCGTTGGCCTCCTGCGGGAACAGCTCGGTGTTCACCCACGTCAGCCGGGGCGTGCCCGGAACCTCGATCTGCCCGCAGAAGGTGTGGCCCGAGATGACGGACGGATACTTGTCGGTCGGCACCGTGAGCGCGGCCACGGGCATGTGGGCAAGCAGCACGGGCGTGGAGCCGCCCCCGGGGATGCCGCCGTACATCTCTGCCCGGCGCCAGTCCGGCCGGCGCGCGATGTAGGGATCCACCCCCGCGATGAAGGCCGTGTCGTTGTTGCGGATGAACCGCGCGCGCGCGTTGTGGAGCAGCTGCACGCCGTTGCGGGCCAGGGCCGCGCGCGTCAGGATCGCCAGGCT
This region includes:
- a CDS encoding metallophosphoesterase, whose product is MRTSFRLLFVCAAATLLAACGEGGPATAGAAGGDTLGPPPQSPYGATGAQNVRVVPVEIEVIGLPEGWNGMRIAALSDFHLSMWPDNANVARAAVERAIAEKPDVFVLLGDYVGSRRGDFTALDRVLAPLRGRTVFAVLGNEDMLEDPDEPDSLAILTRAALARNGVQLLHNARARFIRNNDTAFIAGVDPYIARRPDWRRAEMYGGIPGGGSTPVLLAHMPVAALTVPTDKYPSVISGHTFCGQIEVPGTPRLTWVNTELFPQEANAATNRIYRVRGSTLFVTCGLGFSFVPVRFGSPPEVAMITLRTVGGVQRDTAAAKGGVNVDSLIQQFTPDSARTEEDTAADEG